The following DNA comes from Brassica oleracea var. oleracea cultivar TO1000 chromosome C5, BOL, whole genome shotgun sequence.
TCGAAACAGAAGAAGCCAATATTCACTCAAACGGTCCAAAGTCTCTAGTCTATCAGATCTCTTAGAAACACAAAGAGTTACAAGAACAACTTTTCTTATTAGCTTTAGAAACTACTCAAAACTAAAGCTCTCAATATGTTTCTCTTCGATCATATGAAACACCTCTCCATTAGACCTATATTTATATGAAAGACAATTTCCTTTAACATGTGGGATATGGAAAACACAAATCTAACCTAAATAGAAACTTACTTTTCCTATTTCTAGGTTTCCTTATTATGTTTATCTTAACATATTAAACATCTAATAATATGTTAAGTTTCCACAAGCTTGGAATTATCCAACAGTCTATCCATTGCAAACGTTGCATCTGCTTCCTTGACTTCCCTAATGATATCTCCCTTGTCTTCTGGTCTGCAAATGTTATTAACAGAGACATCAATAGAAAAAAAAACCATTATGTTTAAATATAAACCTACCCACAGAACATTATTATATGAATCCCTTAATGATGTCCATACAAACACAAATCATAATAAACATTTACCTCAAAGAAGTGTCGATAAGGGTAAACAGAACATCCTCAGAGCAATATTCAGAAGGTAAATTTGTGTAAGGTAACAGAGGAGGGATTCTAGGATCAGGATGGTTATGATCAGTTACTGCAGCCATGATCAAACTTGATTTCCTAGTTCTTGTCTCACCAACCACAACAATTCTTACCAGTTTTGTCGAGCCATGAGATTCTCTCAAACCAAAACCACTCATCATCTTAGTTGGAGTATCTGTACTCAGCCCTAAGAACAAAGAATTGATCTATTGGTTAAATTTTATGCATTACTTAGCAGAGATTTATGATATTACAAGTTTACGGGCCTAAATGGTGACCACCTTGAACTAAAGGAACGAGAGGAAATATTACGTTACTAATAATTCCCTTTTCTTTTTACATACATTAGTAATTTTTTACATAAATGGACACACACAATTTCTCTTTGTTCCTCTTTGTATATGGAACGATAGAACAAAATTATTTCCTATCAACTTTAACAAGGAACTAAATGGAAAATAATAAAACTTGGTAAATATCTATTACCATGAACTAGAAAATTAACATTTTCATTAGTGGTCCACGTCCATTGCTTCTATTATATATTAAAAATAATAATTCTTTCAACATAACCTAAACAAGCGTTTAGAGTTTTACCGCAAGACGCACACACTTTTTTTTTGTCAAACAAAAGATACACATTTTTATTACAATTTTAAGCGAGTTCTATAATCTAATAAGATTGAGATGGAAAATAACATAATATTTTGTATGTGTTTGTTAGATATCATGTCATGTTCAATAAACACTAGCAGATCACGTCGTGGACGTCAATCCAATGGTGGGCAAGAACTACGACCGATGGTGGAACAGCTCGTAAAAGGACATATATCTATGTTTACAATTTTTTCTTTCTAAGAATGTTTTGTTATTTTATAAACATGTGCATTGAATATATATCAAATTTCTTCCTTTTTATTTTCTTTTTGTTTGCTTATATTAGTCGATATTTTTAATTTTATTTTGATAGAATTACTTTGGAAAATTTAAGATTTTTATAAATATTATAAGTATTAATTATGAAGTTGATTTGACATATTTTTGATATTTTTAAATTATATGTTAATATTTTTAACGCACACTACTCTCCATGTAGCAACTCATTAATTGGAGTATCTTGCATGTCCCTCTCTTTATGGTTAGTTTTTGCGTGTTTCTTTTACCTCATCGCTGCACGGAACCATGACCCAGAAAATATCTGATTTGAGCATCAAACAAAGACTTTCTAGATGAAATATCGTGGATCCGATATGTTACTTCCTTGTATTGGTCCGTCTATACTCTAACCACTATTGGTTATGATACTTGTCATTTTCTATACGCTTTTCAAACTAGGACTAACAACATACTTGTTGGTAACCTTACCAATTTGGTACTCCATCGAAACTGTTGTAACAATGTTTATTTTCTTTTGAAAATTGTGTGAGATCATATCACTTTTAATCTACTCTATTAAAAGAGGAGTACACATTAGAATTAATTTTTACCTCATGTGTTATTTATAAGGGTGTCAAAATGAGCTATAGCTCATAATCTAACTCAGCTCAACTTGTTTTTTCATGAGCACGATCTCTATATTTTAAGCTCATTTAATAAATGAGTTTAATGATCGAACTTAAATTAAATCACGAGTTATATGAACAATTTTTAATGAACATGAGCTGGCTCATGAGCTTGTTCATTTTTATACTTACAATTATATATAATATTATATATATATATATATTATATTTGGATAACTTCTATTTTTATGTAAAAAATAGATAATTTATATATTTATCATATTTATCTTCTAAAATTAAAATGTCAAACCAAATCTTCTTAAATGATAATATCTAAATTAATCATATTTATCTTCTAAAATTAAAATGTAAAACATGCATATAAGACATTGATGATGAATTGTCTCAAGACTCTCACGAAAAATAAGGATCATTGGTTTTGCTTTAATTTAATTTATTAGGTGTTGTTTTTTTAATTTTTGTCATGTATTGGTTTTTATTTAGTATTTAATATTTATGTTTTAGATTTTTTAATATTTAAATTTTGAACAATATTATAGAAGTTATTCTATCACTATTTTATTTTATAATTATTATTTTTATTTAGATCACGAGTTAGCTCATTTTACTCATGATCTAGATGATATGAGTTCGAGTTTACATATTGAAGCTCATATAATAAATGAGCTGAGCTGAGATAGCTCATAAAAGAGCTGAGCTCACTATGAGCTGAGCTGAGTTGAGCGAGCTAGCTCATTTTGACACCCCTGGTTATTTACACTAATTGCCATTGGAATTTATCTTTTCATTAAGGATATTTTTGTCTTTTTGACTAATGAATCAATCTAATTATTTTTCTAAAATAATATATTTTAACAAAATTATGATTTGGAAACCCCATTAGTCCAGTGGTTTGACTAAGAGTTCATTAATGATTCTACATCCGGAGGTCTAGGGTTCAAACCCAGAAAACGCAAATTATGCATATTATGGAAAAAAATGATTACAAAAAGTGTTCAGCATGGTGCATGGCGTATCATCGAACATGGATCTCATAGGGCAGTTCGGAGTGACGCAGTCAGACGTGTATTCTCATCTGGTGGTAGAATTGTAATAGCATAATTAATCGGATGTTAAAAGAAAAACAAAATTATGCTTTTTCAAAAATTAGGCAATAAAAGATTTTTCTCAGATTTTTTATTTTCAAAGGGAGATATGGGAAGGTCAAAGTTAATCAAAACGATAGTTTCACTAGGATATCTTTTTACATATTTTCTGGTTTTTATTAGAGGAAAGAATAATGTGATGCTAATTCATTGTATTTTTAAGCCTCTGTCAAGGAAACAGGTTTTTTTTTTTTTTGAGCAACATGAAATTTCATTAAGAAATTAAACAGAGTTTTGGTTTGGGTTTACAACGGGCTGTGCTACCAGACAGGCCTTGGCAAGCCCATCAGCCGGTCCGTTATTGGCCTAGAAATATAAGTAAAACGACAATTGATAAAGGGGGAGGAAGAGGAGAAAGCGAGCTCGTCGATATCGGATAGAATCCCGTAGAGTTCCGTCGTCTTCCGTCGAGAGGTGATAGCTTGTGCAAGCACTTGAGAGTCTGTTCGAATACAGATAATGGAGTAGTGATTGGTGGCTGCTTGGAGTAAGGCCTCTCTGATCGCCAGAGCTTCGCCCATGCATGGCGATGAGACTGCGCTTTGCTTGATCGACCCGCGAAATATCTCTGTTGCTGATCCATTTGTGAAGATCCAAGCTAGTCCTGCTTCTTTAGAGGTGTGACTCCAGGACGCGTCAGTGTTACAGAAGATTTCAGAGGGATCAAGGACCATCGGATCGTGTTGCTGGCCAGTAGTCAATGATTTGGGGATTTTCAGGCTCGGGGGTTGCGCAATCTCCCATTCCTTGAGGGCCTGGATCGTTTTTAGAGCTGTTTCTTCTGGCGATTGGGATCTATTTTCGAAGATCCGTTGGTTCCTGGAGGTCCAGATTGCCCAGCATATCCACGGCAAAGCATTGCCCGTGAATCCATAAGGTGGGAGGGGAGTTAGGTTCCAAGATCTCTCAAGCTTTTCGAAGAACGTTGTAGCATCAGTTGTATCGATGGATTGATTCCACGGTCCATACCTCCAAACCTCGTTTGCGTATTGGCAGTGAAAGAGGATGTGATCCACACTCTCTGGTTCCCCACAATGGTTACAGGTGATGTTTTGGAGCATCCCTCTTTTACGCAAATTTCTCCGTTTTTTCCATTTGCCTTCATTATTATCTCTCCGAGTCCTTTCAGGAAATAGGTAAAAACCCATTATCTTAATATGTTTCTGATTTATTTACAACACTTAACATATATACTATAAATATGATATATATATATATATATATATATATATATATCACGTTATGATAGTTTTTTTTTTAAACAAGTGCTTCCACTGTATAAGGTGTTATAATATCAATATATAACCATATTAAATGTTTTTCTTTAAATAATAAAGTTAATGTTTGTCTTATAACATATCGTCATCTACACAACTATATTTAAACTATAAGAATACAAAAATGAAGTAAATAATTTTGCATAAAATTATGAGACATATTCATTTAAACAAATATAAATTATTTTTGCTAAAAAATATTTGGTTTCAGTAAAATAAATATATTAATATACATACTAACTGGTTAGACTAACTTATATAAAATTCAATATATAAATGATCCATGCCACGGTAGGTATCAAATAAGAAATAACTTATCTACCATATAAAATTGATTTATTTGTCAAGGTGCAATACAATATGACAAAATCACAAATATACAAATAGTTAAAAACTATTAAATAATTATTAAAATATTTGGCATTACAAATTAAAAAAAACTATAGTTATGTCAAAATAATATTCGCACGGATGTACGGGTCAAATCCTAGTTATAGTTTTACATACATGGAGAATTAGTAGTTATCGATTACATTTTTTGTAAAAAAACTAAATCAGTTGTTGTGTGTGCAGGTAAGAGATATGTGAGAGAGAGGAGTTTTTAAACCTTGAAGAAGAAATCGTAACTATATTTAAATGTT
Coding sequences within:
- the LOC106344659 gene encoding uncharacterized protein LOC106344659 — encoded protein: MGFYLFPERTRRDNNEGKWKKRRNLRKRGMLQNITCNHCGEPESVDHILFHCQYANEVWRYGPWNQSIDTTDATTFFEKLERSWNLTPLPPYGFTGNALPWICWAIWTSRNQRIFENRSQSPEETALKTIQALKEWEIAQPPSLKIPKSLTTGQQHDPMVLDPSEIFCNTDASWSHTSKEAGLAWIFTNGSATEIFRGSIKQSAVSSPCMGEALAIREALLQAATNHYSIICIRTDSQVLAQAITSRRKTTELYGILSDIDELAFSSSSPFINCRFTYISRPITDRLMGLPRPVW